A single region of the Brachypodium distachyon strain Bd21 chromosome 3, Brachypodium_distachyon_v3.0, whole genome shotgun sequence genome encodes:
- the LOC100829616 gene encoding uncharacterized protein LOC100829616 isoform X2: MPAPPPPPAGGRRRWKHRLSPTLARDRCYARSFRAAGLRQAAVPLPDGTVLHFLLPSPDPALHPVLLLHGFGANATWQWAPFLRPLLAAGLAPFVPDLVFFGDSASPSSHRSPVYQAASVAAAMASLPGAPQRHAVVGVSYGGFVAYHLAHAFPAVVERLVLVAAGVCLEKADLAAGLFAVEDITEAASLLLPQRPEDLRRLVALTFCRPPKFMPSCFIRDYIRVMCTENVKEKTELLYALISSRKLSDLPKINQMNPSVGSGRFNCIAPVVLTLQPKRLHRSLTWGTSPEWILVF; encoded by the exons ATGCCcgcgccaccaccgcctccggctggcggacggcggcgctggaAGCACCGGCTGAGCCCCACGCTCGCGCGGGACCGCTGCTACGCCCGCTCGTTCCGCGCTGCCGGCCTCCGCCAGGCCGCCGTTCCGCTTCCCGACGGGACCGTCCTTCACTTCTTGCTCCCGAGCCCCGACCCGGCCCTCCatcccgtcctcctcctccacggctTCGGCGCCAACGCCACCTGGCAGTGGGCTCCCTTCCTCCGTCCGCTCCTCGCTGCCGGCCTGGCCCCCTTTGTCCCCGACCTCGTCTTCTTCGGAGActccgcctccccttcctcccacCGATCCCCGGTCTATCAGGctgcctccgtcgccgccgccatggcttccCTCCCCGGcgcgccgcagaggcacgccgtcgtcggcgtcaGCTACGGCGGCTTCGTGGCGTACCACCTCGCACATGCGTTCCCTGCCGTGGTGGAGCGGCTAGTGCTCGTCGCGGCAGGTGTGTGTCTTGAGAAGGCTGATTTAGCGGCAGGGCTGTTCGCTGTTGAAGATATCACGGAAGCGgccagcctgctgctgccgcagcGACCGGAGGATCTGAGGAGGTTGGTGGCGCTAACCTTCTGCCGGCCGCCAAAGTTCATGCCGTCCTGCTTCATCAGGGACTACATCAGG GTTATGTGCACCGAAAATGTAAAAGAGAAGACTGAGTTGTTATATGCCTTGATAAGTAGTAGGAAGCTTTCGGACCTTCCTAAGATTAACCAG atgAATCCAAGTGTGGGATCCGGAAGGTTTAATTGCATTGCACCCGTCGTTTTAACACTTCAACCTAAACGTCTGCATCGATCCTTGACCTG
- the LOC100829616 gene encoding uncharacterized protein LOC100829616 isoform X3 has product MPAPPPPPAGGRRRWKHRLSPTLARDRCYARSFRAAGLRQAAVPLPDGTVLHFLLPSPDPALHPVLLLHGFGANATWQWAPFLRPLLAAGLAPFVPDLVFFGDSASPSSHRSPVYQAASVAAAMASLPGAPQRHAVVGVSYGGFVAYHLAHAFPAVVERLVLVAAGVCLEKADLAAGLFAVEDITEAASLLLPQRPEDLRRLVALTFCRPPKFMPSCFIRDYIRVMCTENVKEKTELLYALISSRKLSDLPKINQMNPSVGSGRFNCIAPVVLTLQPKRLHRSLT; this is encoded by the exons ATGCCcgcgccaccaccgcctccggctggcggacggcggcgctggaAGCACCGGCTGAGCCCCACGCTCGCGCGGGACCGCTGCTACGCCCGCTCGTTCCGCGCTGCCGGCCTCCGCCAGGCCGCCGTTCCGCTTCCCGACGGGACCGTCCTTCACTTCTTGCTCCCGAGCCCCGACCCGGCCCTCCatcccgtcctcctcctccacggctTCGGCGCCAACGCCACCTGGCAGTGGGCTCCCTTCCTCCGTCCGCTCCTCGCTGCCGGCCTGGCCCCCTTTGTCCCCGACCTCGTCTTCTTCGGAGActccgcctccccttcctcccacCGATCCCCGGTCTATCAGGctgcctccgtcgccgccgccatggcttccCTCCCCGGcgcgccgcagaggcacgccgtcgtcggcgtcaGCTACGGCGGCTTCGTGGCGTACCACCTCGCACATGCGTTCCCTGCCGTGGTGGAGCGGCTAGTGCTCGTCGCGGCAGGTGTGTGTCTTGAGAAGGCTGATTTAGCGGCAGGGCTGTTCGCTGTTGAAGATATCACGGAAGCGgccagcctgctgctgccgcagcGACCGGAGGATCTGAGGAGGTTGGTGGCGCTAACCTTCTGCCGGCCGCCAAAGTTCATGCCGTCCTGCTTCATCAGGGACTACATCAGG GTTATGTGCACCGAAAATGTAAAAGAGAAGACTGAGTTGTTATATGCCTTGATAAGTAGTAGGAAGCTTTCGGACCTTCCTAAGATTAACCAG atgAATCCAAGTGTGGGATCCGGAAGGTTTAATTGCATTGCACCCGTCGTTTTAACACTTCAACCTAAACGTCTGCATCGATCCTTGACCTG
- the LOC100829616 gene encoding uncharacterized protein LOC100829616 isoform X1: MPAPPPPPAGGRRRWKHRLSPTLARDRCYARSFRAAGLRQAAVPLPDGTVLHFLLPSPDPALHPVLLLHGFGANATWQWAPFLRPLLAAGLAPFVPDLVFFGDSASPSSHRSPVYQAASVAAAMASLPGAPQRHAVVGVSYGGFVAYHLAHAFPAVVERLVLVAAGVCLEKADLAAGLFAVEDITEAASLLLPQRPEDLRRLVALTFCRPPKFMPSCFIRDYIRVMCTENVKEKTELLYALISSRKLSDLPKINQALLLGRLPSPGRCPSPIRAQALPGSLSDAPDVMCYAWAPARCQGHLVSIHQALLLVPTSSCSHCDHKQFVFYYRINKVFFIFSIPRKPFPQGLKDPMEGVPS, from the exons ATGCCcgcgccaccaccgcctccggctggcggacggcggcgctggaAGCACCGGCTGAGCCCCACGCTCGCGCGGGACCGCTGCTACGCCCGCTCGTTCCGCGCTGCCGGCCTCCGCCAGGCCGCCGTTCCGCTTCCCGACGGGACCGTCCTTCACTTCTTGCTCCCGAGCCCCGACCCGGCCCTCCatcccgtcctcctcctccacggctTCGGCGCCAACGCCACCTGGCAGTGGGCTCCCTTCCTCCGTCCGCTCCTCGCTGCCGGCCTGGCCCCCTTTGTCCCCGACCTCGTCTTCTTCGGAGActccgcctccccttcctcccacCGATCCCCGGTCTATCAGGctgcctccgtcgccgccgccatggcttccCTCCCCGGcgcgccgcagaggcacgccgtcgtcggcgtcaGCTACGGCGGCTTCGTGGCGTACCACCTCGCACATGCGTTCCCTGCCGTGGTGGAGCGGCTAGTGCTCGTCGCGGCAGGTGTGTGTCTTGAGAAGGCTGATTTAGCGGCAGGGCTGTTCGCTGTTGAAGATATCACGGAAGCGgccagcctgctgctgccgcagcGACCGGAGGATCTGAGGAGGTTGGTGGCGCTAACCTTCTGCCGGCCGCCAAAGTTCATGCCGTCCTGCTTCATCAGGGACTACATCAGG GTTATGTGCACCGAAAATGTAAAAGAGAAGACTGAGTTGTTATATGCCTTGATAAGTAGTAGGAAGCTTTCGGACCTTCCTAAGATTAACCAG GCTctcctccttggccgcctGCCATCACCTGGCCGCTGCCCGTCCCCTATCCGTGCCCAGGCCCTCCCAGGCTCCCTCTCTGATGCGCCTGATGTGATGTGCTACGCATGGGCGCCGGCGCGCTGCCAAGGACACCTTGTGAGCATTCACCAAGCTCTACTTTTGGTGCCGACCTCGTCATGCAGCCACTGCGACCATAAACAGTTTGTTTTCTACTACAGGATCAACAAggttttcttcatcttctctaTTCCTAGAAAACCCTTCCCACAAGGCTTAAAAGATCCTATGGAAGGAGTACCCAGCTGA
- the LOC106866381 gene encoding uncharacterized protein LOC106866381 — protein sequence MCWPCLSAACCCRCCVAIALRRDASLLHVLLPHMVGTVETNIVSNLQAGPVNHYFPYDDYVAYIAYMYDYFDDVDYIDYAVVCYKVFDSYDDDYTCVLLPGFLLNSGQLSTPAKQSFLDHVDSTYCFSFNLALSYDLSLVTMPLGCIAY from the exons ATGTGTTGGCCCTGCCTGTCAGCCGCTTGCTGTTGCCGCTGCTGTGTTGCCATTGCTTTGCGACGAGACGCCTCGCTGCTGCATGTGTTGCTGCCACACATGGTCGGCACCGTGGAGACCAACATCGTCTCGAACCTCCAAGCCGGTCCCGTGAACCACTACTTCCCTTACGACGACTATGTGGCCTACATCGCCTACATGTACGACTACTTCGACGACGTTGACTACATCGACTACGCCGTGGTATGCTACAAAG tcttcgattcctacgacgacgactacacttgtgttcttcttccaggattcttgctcaattccgggcaattgagtactccagcCAAGCAGTccttccttgaccatgttgattcTACCTATTGCTTCTCCTtcaatcttgcattaagttacgatctcagtcttgtcacgatgcctctaggttGCATAGCTtattag